The Bacteroidota bacterium genome includes a region encoding these proteins:
- the pstS gene encoding phosphate ABC transporter substrate-binding protein PstS, which yields MKRIRSILLTAALTAIAIGAAVPQVKLNGAGATFPYVIYSKWFDVYHSKTGVEFNYQSIGSGGGIKQVIEGTVDFGATDAPMTDDQLKEAHDKQGSDVLHIPTVLGAVVVSYNLPAIGTGLKLTPEALAGIFLGQITVWNDPAIASANPGKTLPGQPILVAHRSDGSGTTNIFTDYLTKVSQPWAGKVGKGTAVNWPVGLGGKGNEGVAGLIKQSEGSIGYVELAYAVKNSLPYASLRNKAGNFVEAGFDAVSAAAAGSLKSIPPDMRVSITNADGKNSYPISGFTWLLIYKTMKSPEKAEAIGKFLRWAMGDGQSYAKDLYYAPLPAEVRKLCEKKIASFAVK from the coding sequence ATGAAACGAATCCGATCAATCCTGCTCACCGCCGCCCTCACGGCGATCGCAATCGGGGCGGCAGTGCCGCAGGTGAAGCTGAACGGCGCGGGGGCGACCTTCCCCTATGTGATCTATTCAAAGTGGTTCGACGTCTATCATTCCAAGACCGGGGTGGAGTTCAACTACCAGTCGATCGGGAGCGGCGGCGGCATCAAACAGGTGATCGAGGGAACGGTGGATTTCGGCGCGACCGACGCTCCGATGACGGACGATCAACTCAAGGAAGCCCATGATAAGCAGGGTTCCGACGTCCTCCATATCCCGACGGTTCTGGGTGCCGTCGTGGTGAGCTACAACCTCCCTGCCATCGGCACCGGCTTGAAACTGACCCCGGAAGCGCTCGCCGGGATCTTCCTCGGTCAGATCACCGTCTGGAACGATCCGGCCATCGCGTCCGCGAATCCGGGCAAGACGCTCCCCGGCCAGCCCATCCTCGTCGCGCACCGGTCCGACGGAAGCGGCACGACGAACATCTTCACCGATTACCTCACCAAGGTCAGCCAGCCGTGGGCGGGGAAGGTCGGCAAGGGCACCGCGGTCAATTGGCCGGTGGGACTCGGCGGAAAGGGGAACGAGGGAGTGGCGGGCCTGATCAAGCAGTCCGAAGGTTCGATCGGATACGTCGAGCTCGCATATGCCGTCAAGAATTCCCTTCCCTACGCAAGCCTCCGGAACAAAGCCGGCAACTTCGTCGAAGCCGGTTTCGACGCCGTCTCGGCGGCGGCAGCGGGTTCGCTGAAATCGATCCCGCCGGACATGCGGGTTTCGATCACCAATGCGGACGGCAAGAACTCGTACCCGATATCGGGTTTCACCTGGCTTCTGATTTACAAGACAATGAAGAGCCCCGAGAAGGCGGAGGCAATCGGCAAGTTTCTGCGCTGGGCGATGGGCGATGGGCAGTCCTACGCCAAGGATCTCTACTATGCCCCCCTTCCGGCGGAGGTGCGAAAATTATGCGAAAAGAAAATCGCTTCTTTTGCGGTCAAGTAA